The following proteins are co-located in the Planococcus plakortidis genome:
- a CDS encoding HD-GYP domain-containing protein has translation MRVEVTLLSFFLYKGSECVRGLDILKGNYLEKIENDTTTLSLLGRGGGLELLKQTILKDNSFILFPSEVADAHEFYYILDGEIQAEVEGNIITLNKDGFFSCNELEVPVSFKVIETVTLFSVSTAPVFHYLSKIIEELRKIGEKVEQKDRYTFNHSARVANYAVKTAAKLKLTRDHMESLFLASILHDIGKINIPEEILKKPSKLTDEEFDLVKKHPGDGADMIRDTPYKDIADIVEQHHERVNGRGYPFGLKGDEILIEAKIIGVCDTFDAMTEDRAYRSAFTAQYAMEELERLIGIQYDEEVVKAFKQVLMEEGKLIDTP, from the coding sequence ATGAGAGTAGAGGTAACTTTGCTCTCATTTTTTTTATATAAGGGAAGTGAATGTGTGAGAGGCTTGGATATATTGAAGGGGAACTATCTGGAAAAGATTGAAAATGATACCACTACTTTGTCTTTATTAGGACGAGGGGGTGGCTTAGAACTCCTTAAACAAACAATTCTTAAAGACAATAGCTTTATCCTTTTTCCAAGTGAAGTTGCTGATGCTCATGAATTTTACTATATACTAGACGGAGAGATTCAGGCAGAAGTAGAAGGGAACATCATTACATTAAACAAGGATGGATTCTTTTCGTGCAATGAATTAGAAGTCCCCGTTTCTTTTAAGGTCATAGAAACAGTGACATTATTCTCAGTCTCTACTGCTCCCGTATTTCATTATTTAAGCAAAATCATTGAAGAGCTACGGAAGATTGGCGAAAAAGTTGAGCAAAAGGACCGGTATACTTTTAACCACAGTGCCCGAGTAGCTAATTATGCAGTAAAAACTGCTGCAAAGTTGAAATTAACTAGAGACCATATGGAATCATTATTTCTCGCCTCCATCCTTCACGATATCGGCAAAATCAATATTCCTGAAGAAATTTTGAAAAAGCCTTCCAAATTGACGGACGAGGAATTCGACTTGGTGAAAAAACATCCGGGAGACGGGGCTGATATGATTCGCGATACGCCTTATAAGGACATCGCCGACATCGTCGAGCAGCATCACGAACGGGTGAACGGGCGCGGATACCCATTCGGCTTGAAAGGCGATGAAATCCTGATCGAGGCGAAAATCATCGGTGTTTGCGATACGTTCGACGCGATGACGGAAGACCGTGCTTATCGTTCTGCATTCACCGCCCAGTATGCGATGGAGGAACTTGAGCGGCTGATCGGCATCCAATATGATGAAGAAGTCGTAAAAGCATTCAAGCAAGTCTTGATGGAAGAGGGCAAATTAATAGATACGCCGTAA
- the gltB gene encoding glutamate synthase large subunit, whose product MRKKEYPIAQGLYHPDQEHEACGIGMIANIDGRKSHNIVQNAVNILCNLEHRGGQSSDTSTGDGAGILTQIPHRFFLKQCEKEGITLPDEGKYGIGMIFMPQDYDLRMKAKDIIQRIVEEEGQQALGWRPVPVNDSFVGNVAAKTKPVIRQIFIGASADLETRMDLERRLYIIRKRIEQEMGGQEEFKDVYFSSLSAGTIVYKGMLIPEQLDSFYIDLNHPEFKSALALVHSRFSTNTFPSWQRSHPNRYSIHNGEFNTLRGNVNWMRARQLACESPYFNDQDLQKVLPVIDETGSDSSMFDNCFEFLHLSGRSLAHTAMMMVPEPWVNDTSINKKKRDFYEYHSTLMEPWDGPAALVFTDGRQIAACLDRNGLRPARYYITKSGMIVLGSEVGALDIFSDDIIYKDRLRPGKMLLVDLEAGKIIPDDEIKMQIASELPYKDWVENNLLDLGDLPEPKEAMHPNGEGLLKQQLAFGYTQEEVQKIIKPLASDGKDPVGSMGYDSPLAVLSKKPQLLYNYFKQLFAQVTNPPIDAIREQIITAARTTIGAEGNLVDPKPESARHIRLETPVLLNAELERLRQQNLPEFKAVTLPILFKADGGAEAMEARLEAVFAEADKAIEQGATLVILSDRGVDKEHAAIPALLAVSGLHHHLIRKGTRTRMSILLESAEPREVHHFAMLIGYGAEGINPYLAFESIEDLVAKDDIHGMNVEQAEASYVQAVTDGIIKILSKMGISTIQSYRGAQIFEAIGIRMDVIDKYFTRTSSRLGGIGIDIIAKEVLLRHASAYPEREGADPALESGDEYQYRENGEDHQYNPMTIHTLQQACRTNNYDTFRKYSKLLTDEKANLQSLRGLLKFKERTPVPIEEVETVEEICARFKTGAMSYGSISKEAHEALAIAMNKIGGRSNSGEGGEEVSRFIPDDNGDSRRSAIKQVASGRFGVTSHYLVNADEIQIKVAQGAKPGEGGHLPGKKVYPWIAEVRGSTTGVELISPPPHHDIYSIEDLAELIFNLKNANPRARISVKLVSAVGVGTIAAGVAKGRADLVLISGYDGGTGAAPKTSLKHTGLPWEIGLAETHQTLLLNGLRDRIVVETDGKMMTGRDVVTAALLGAEEYGFSTAPLVVLGCVMMRVCHLDTCPVGIATQNPELRKKYTGEADHVANFMRFIAMEARELMAELGFRTINEMIGRTDVLETNTAIKHWKAEGLDLTQLLYQPDLPEKVGRYATVKQDHGLKHTLDVQELLPRCRNAIETGEPVEVSTAIRNIHRATGTIIGSAISRKYGAEGLPEDTITFNFQGSAGQSFGAFIPKGMTLKLIGDSNDFVGKGLSGGKIIVKPAVDSTFLPEKNIIIGNVSFYGASAGEAYIHGMAGERFAVRNSGAKIVVEGVGDHGCEYMTGGRVVILGDTGKNFAAGMSGGVAYVLDEEETFSARCNAEMVHMQPLADPVEIAELKEMIENHVRYTGSLNGKRVLDHWEILSAKFVRVIPKAYLKINERISKLQDSGMAKFDAEMAAFEESKMASAGK is encoded by the coding sequence TTGAGAAAGAAAGAGTATCCAATCGCACAAGGACTGTATCATCCCGACCAGGAGCATGAAGCTTGCGGCATCGGGATGATCGCTAATATAGACGGAAGAAAATCCCACAATATCGTCCAGAACGCAGTGAATATCCTCTGTAACTTGGAGCACCGGGGCGGCCAATCATCCGATACGAGTACAGGGGACGGCGCCGGCATTTTGACGCAAATCCCGCACCGCTTTTTCCTGAAGCAATGTGAAAAAGAAGGAATCACGCTGCCGGATGAAGGAAAGTACGGCATCGGCATGATCTTCATGCCTCAGGATTACGATCTCCGGATGAAAGCGAAGGACATCATCCAGCGCATCGTCGAAGAAGAAGGGCAACAAGCACTCGGCTGGCGACCTGTGCCCGTCAACGATTCGTTTGTCGGGAATGTCGCGGCGAAAACCAAGCCGGTCATTCGCCAAATCTTCATAGGCGCATCAGCGGATCTCGAGACACGCATGGATCTGGAGCGCCGTTTGTATATTATCCGCAAGCGCATCGAGCAGGAAATGGGCGGCCAGGAAGAGTTCAAAGATGTCTATTTCAGCAGCTTGTCTGCCGGCACGATCGTCTATAAAGGCATGCTCATCCCGGAACAGCTGGATTCATTCTATATCGACCTCAACCATCCCGAATTCAAATCGGCGTTGGCACTCGTCCACTCACGGTTCAGTACGAATACCTTCCCGAGCTGGCAGCGTTCCCACCCGAACCGCTACTCCATCCATAACGGCGAATTCAATACGCTTCGCGGAAACGTTAACTGGATGAGAGCCCGCCAGCTTGCCTGTGAATCCCCTTATTTCAATGACCAGGACCTGCAAAAAGTCCTGCCGGTCATCGATGAAACCGGAAGCGATTCGTCGATGTTCGACAATTGCTTCGAATTCCTCCACCTATCAGGCCGTTCGCTGGCGCATACGGCGATGATGATGGTGCCGGAGCCATGGGTCAACGATACATCGATCAATAAGAAAAAACGCGATTTCTACGAATACCACAGTACGCTCATGGAGCCATGGGACGGGCCGGCAGCACTCGTATTTACCGACGGCCGCCAGATTGCAGCGTGTCTCGACCGCAATGGCCTGCGCCCGGCGCGCTATTATATTACAAAAAGCGGCATGATCGTGCTCGGCTCGGAAGTCGGCGCACTCGACATCTTTTCCGATGACATCATCTATAAGGACCGCCTGCGCCCAGGGAAGATGCTCTTGGTCGACCTCGAAGCCGGCAAGATCATCCCGGATGACGAAATCAAGATGCAGATTGCATCCGAGCTTCCTTATAAAGACTGGGTCGAAAATAACTTGCTCGATTTGGGTGATTTGCCGGAACCGAAAGAAGCTATGCACCCAAATGGCGAAGGCTTGTTGAAGCAACAGCTCGCTTTCGGCTATACACAGGAAGAAGTCCAGAAAATCATCAAACCGCTGGCATCCGACGGGAAAGATCCGGTCGGCTCGATGGGGTATGATTCGCCGCTTGCGGTCCTGTCGAAAAAACCGCAGCTTTTGTATAACTATTTCAAGCAATTGTTTGCACAAGTCACCAACCCGCCGATCGACGCCATCCGCGAGCAGATCATCACGGCTGCGCGGACGACAATCGGCGCAGAAGGCAATTTGGTGGATCCGAAACCGGAAAGCGCCCGCCATATCCGACTCGAAACGCCGGTACTGTTGAATGCGGAGCTTGAAAGACTGCGCCAGCAGAACTTGCCGGAATTCAAGGCTGTCACTTTGCCGATCCTGTTTAAAGCGGATGGAGGCGCAGAAGCGATGGAAGCCCGCTTGGAAGCGGTATTTGCGGAAGCGGACAAGGCCATCGAACAAGGCGCGACACTCGTCATCCTATCCGACCGGGGCGTTGACAAGGAACATGCGGCGATCCCTGCATTGCTAGCGGTATCCGGCCTTCATCATCACTTGATCCGCAAAGGCACGCGGACGCGCATGAGCATCCTGCTCGAGTCTGCGGAACCGCGTGAAGTACATCATTTTGCGATGCTGATCGGGTACGGTGCGGAAGGGATCAACCCTTATCTGGCATTCGAATCGATCGAAGATCTGGTGGCGAAAGACGACATCCACGGCATGAATGTCGAACAAGCCGAAGCGAGCTACGTGCAAGCTGTTACAGATGGAATCATCAAGATATTGTCTAAAATGGGGATATCCACCATACAAAGTTACCGGGGCGCGCAGATTTTCGAAGCGATCGGGATCCGCATGGACGTTATCGATAAATACTTCACGCGCACCTCATCGCGCCTTGGCGGCATCGGAATCGATATCATCGCTAAGGAAGTGCTGCTGCGCCACGCGTCTGCTTATCCGGAACGCGAAGGGGCAGATCCGGCACTGGAATCAGGCGATGAATACCAATACCGTGAAAACGGCGAAGACCATCAATACAACCCGATGACGATCCACACGCTTCAACAGGCGTGCCGGACGAACAATTACGATACATTCCGCAAGTACTCGAAACTGTTGACGGATGAAAAAGCCAATCTCCAGTCATTGCGCGGCTTATTGAAATTCAAGGAACGCACGCCGGTGCCGATCGAAGAAGTCGAAACGGTCGAGGAGATCTGCGCACGCTTCAAGACCGGCGCGATGTCTTATGGGTCGATCAGTAAAGAAGCCCACGAAGCATTGGCAATCGCGATGAATAAAATCGGCGGCCGCAGCAACTCCGGTGAAGGCGGCGAAGAAGTGTCACGCTTCATTCCGGACGACAACGGCGACAGCCGAAGAAGCGCCATCAAGCAAGTCGCATCCGGGCGCTTCGGTGTCACAAGCCATTATCTGGTCAATGCGGATGAAATCCAGATTAAAGTCGCACAAGGGGCGAAGCCTGGAGAAGGCGGCCATTTGCCAGGCAAGAAAGTCTATCCGTGGATTGCGGAAGTGCGCGGTTCGACGACCGGCGTTGAATTGATTTCACCGCCGCCACACCACGACATCTATTCGATCGAGGATTTAGCGGAGCTGATCTTCAACTTGAAAAACGCCAATCCGCGTGCGCGCATCAGCGTGAAATTGGTGTCAGCAGTCGGTGTCGGCACAATCGCAGCAGGCGTTGCGAAAGGCCGTGCGGATCTTGTCTTGATCAGCGGTTATGACGGCGGCACGGGCGCTGCTCCGAAAACGAGCTTGAAGCATACCGGTTTGCCATGGGAAATTGGCCTTGCCGAAACGCATCAGACGCTGCTCTTGAATGGCCTGCGCGACCGCATCGTCGTCGAAACGGACGGCAAGATGATGACCGGACGCGATGTCGTCACGGCAGCGCTTCTCGGGGCAGAAGAATATGGCTTCTCAACCGCGCCGCTCGTCGTCCTCGGATGCGTCATGATGCGCGTCTGCCATTTGGATACATGCCCGGTCGGGATTGCGACGCAAAACCCGGAACTGCGCAAAAAGTACACAGGCGAAGCAGATCACGTCGCGAACTTCATGCGCTTTATCGCCATGGAAGCGCGCGAGCTGATGGCGGAGCTTGGCTTCCGCACGATCAATGAAATGATCGGGCGCACCGATGTGCTCGAAACGAATACAGCGATCAAGCATTGGAAAGCGGAGGGGCTGGATTTGACGCAGCTTCTCTATCAGCCGGACCTGCCAGAAAAAGTCGGCCGCTATGCGACGGTCAAGCAAGACCACGGATTGAAGCATACCTTGGATGTGCAGGAGCTCCTGCCGCGCTGCCGCAATGCGATTGAAACAGGGGAACCTGTCGAAGTATCGACGGCCATCCGCAACATCCACCGCGCGACCGGAACGATCATCGGCAGTGCCATCTCCCGTAAGTACGGGGCGGAAGGCTTGCCGGAGGACACGATCACATTCAATTTCCAAGGCTCTGCAGGGCAAAGTTTTGGTGCTTTCATTCCAAAAGGCATGACGCTGAAATTGATCGGCGACTCCAACGACTTTGTCGGGAAAGGGCTATCGGGCGGCAAGATTATTGTTAAGCCGGCCGTGGATTCGACATTCCTTCCTGAGAAGAACATCATCATCGGCAACGTGTCGTTCTACGGGGCATCAGCCGGGGAAGCGTATATCCACGGCATGGCAGGCGAGCGTTTCGCCGTCAGAAATTCGGGCGCCAAGATTGTCGTCGAAGGCGTCGGCGATCATGGCTGTGAATATATGACCGGCGGGCGCGTCGTCATTCTTGGGGATACCGGCAAGAACTTCGCGGCCGGCATGTCTGGCGGGGTCGCCTATGTCCTTGATGAGGAAGAGACATTCAGTGCACGCTGCAACGCTGAAATGGTCCATATGCAGCCGCTTGCAGATCCTGTTGAAATCGCGGAATTGAAAGAGATGATTGAAAACCATGTCCGCTATACAGGAAGCCTGAACGGCAAACGTGTATTGGACCATTGGGAGATTCTTTCTGCCAAATTCGTCCGCGTCATTCCGAAAGCCTATTTGAAGATCAACGAGCGCATCAGCAAGCTGCAGGATAGCGGCATGGCGAAATTCGATGCTGAAATGGCCGCATTCGAAGAAAGCAAAATGGCTTCGGCTGGCAAGTAA
- a CDS encoding helix-turn-helix domain-containing protein: MKQLSKKIKDLREARGLSPEELADRLGFAKSTVWAYESGKKQVSVVHLERLADFFEISVDSLLDRNDRTINVDLQNTNFLNEYTVMLDDQPLNEAELAEAASFIQVKRRMGSYGLAT, translated from the coding sequence ATGAAGCAGTTAAGCAAAAAGATAAAAGACTTAAGAGAAGCGAGAGGACTTTCCCCGGAAGAGCTTGCAGACCGCCTGGGCTTTGCGAAAAGCACGGTATGGGCATACGAAAGCGGAAAGAAACAAGTGTCAGTTGTGCATCTGGAACGCCTCGCCGATTTCTTTGAGATTTCTGTGGATAGCCTATTGGACCGCAATGACCGTACGATCAATGTCGACCTTCAAAATACGAATTTCCTGAACGAATATACAGTGATGCTAGATGACCAGCCGTTGAATGAAGCGGAACTCGCTGAAGCGGCTTCCTTTATCCAAGTGAAGCGCCGCATGGGCAGTTATGGCTTAGCGACTTGA
- a CDS encoding glutamate synthase subunit beta, protein MGKITGFMEYDRQTVKERDPAERTHDWKDYTIPLSEQEVQKQGARCMDCGVPTCQTGMDLDNGTTGCPVNHLIPEWNDLVYRGQWKEALHREHLKNNFPEFTGVACPAPCEGACVLGINEPPVAIRTVERSIIERGFAEGWVVPEPPKQRTGKKVAVVGSGPAGLAAAAQLNKAGHTVTVFEKSDRVGGLLTYGIPEMKLPYDMVMRRVKILEQEGITFVTNVEVGKNYPATKLRDDFDSVIMATGATVHRNIDVAGRDLEGVHFAMDFLHSSTKSLLDSDLEDGNYISAKGKDVIVIGGGDTGTDCLATSVRHGCKSLVQFDVYDKKGAIRDEKGNPWPQYPKIHRVEYGHKEAAATFGDDPRAYAVMTKKFVGDENGHVKEVHTVNVKLKIDEEGNRIREEIPGTEKVWKADLILIAIGFSGPEQLLIDQLNVETHANSRVKAEYGDYRTNVEGIFAAGDMRRGQSLIVWAINEGREAARECDRYLMGSTVLP, encoded by the coding sequence ATGGGGAAGATAACCGGATTTATGGAATATGACCGACAGACTGTAAAAGAACGCGATCCCGCAGAGCGGACGCATGACTGGAAAGATTACACGATCCCGCTATCTGAACAGGAAGTACAAAAGCAAGGGGCGCGTTGCATGGATTGCGGCGTCCCGACCTGCCAGACGGGCATGGATCTCGACAACGGGACGACCGGATGCCCGGTCAATCACTTGATTCCGGAATGGAACGACCTCGTTTACCGGGGGCAGTGGAAAGAAGCGCTTCACCGGGAACATCTGAAGAATAATTTCCCGGAATTCACCGGCGTCGCTTGCCCGGCGCCGTGTGAAGGGGCTTGTGTGCTCGGCATCAACGAACCGCCTGTCGCCATCCGCACGGTCGAACGCTCGATCATCGAACGCGGATTTGCGGAAGGCTGGGTCGTGCCGGAACCGCCGAAACAGCGCACCGGCAAAAAAGTGGCGGTTGTCGGATCGGGCCCTGCAGGCCTGGCAGCGGCAGCCCAATTGAACAAAGCGGGCCATACCGTGACCGTCTTCGAGAAAAGCGACCGCGTCGGCGGCTTGCTGACGTATGGTATCCCTGAAATGAAATTGCCGTACGATATGGTTATGCGCCGCGTCAAAATCCTCGAGCAGGAAGGCATCACATTCGTGACGAATGTCGAAGTCGGCAAGAACTATCCTGCAACGAAATTGCGCGATGATTTCGATTCGGTCATCATGGCGACCGGGGCGACTGTCCACCGCAATATTGACGTCGCAGGGCGTGACTTGGAAGGCGTTCATTTCGCGATGGACTTCCTCCATTCCAGCACGAAAAGCTTGCTCGACTCCGATTTGGAAGACGGCAATTATATCTCTGCAAAAGGAAAAGACGTCATTGTCATCGGCGGCGGCGACACGGGGACGGACTGTCTCGCAACCTCCGTGCGCCATGGCTGCAAGAGCCTTGTGCAATTCGATGTCTACGATAAAAAAGGCGCCATCCGTGACGAAAAAGGCAATCCTTGGCCGCAATACCCGAAAATCCACCGCGTAGAATACGGCCATAAAGAAGCAGCTGCAACTTTCGGCGATGACCCGCGTGCATATGCGGTCATGACGAAAAAATTCGTCGGGGATGAAAATGGGCATGTCAAAGAAGTTCACACTGTCAATGTCAAGTTGAAGATCGATGAAGAAGGCAACCGCATCCGCGAGGAAATCCCGGGTACGGAAAAAGTATGGAAAGCGGACCTGATCTTGATCGCTATCGGGTTCAGCGGGCCGGAACAGCTTTTGATCGACCAGTTGAATGTGGAAACGCATGCCAATTCACGCGTCAAAGCCGAATACGGCGATTACCGCACTAATGTCGAAGGCATCTTTGCGGCGGGCGATATGCGCAGGGGCCAGAGCTTGATCGTCTGGGCGATCAATGAAGGCCGTGAAGCCGCACGGGAATGCGACCGTTATTTGATGGGCAGTACCGTATTGCCTTAA
- a CDS encoding SDR family oxidoreductase, translating into MVKTIFITGAGSGLGKGTALGLAAQGHKVVAPVETAPQVTSLREAAADAGVELTTFKMDIKNPQDLAQMLDYDFDIFVANAAINEGGPLGEVPMSNFRELFEVNVFQTLETAQIAARKFVEKGQGKIIFLSSMAGIMSTPYVGPYTATKHAIEAIAKTLRKEMAEFGVQVATINPGAFDTGFNDRSAEAKWRWFDEKTHFTRPEDMKEAEKGLEDQFDPQDMIDKMVEIIPQDSHKFRTAYPEETERQMKDEEAKHWELEI; encoded by the coding sequence ATGGTCAAAACGATTTTCATTACCGGGGCGGGAAGCGGCCTTGGAAAAGGAACGGCATTGGGCTTGGCGGCGCAAGGGCATAAAGTGGTCGCGCCGGTCGAAACGGCGCCCCAGGTGACTTCGCTCCGAGAAGCGGCGGCGGACGCCGGGGTCGAACTGACGACATTCAAGATGGATATCAAGAATCCACAGGACCTGGCACAGATGCTCGACTATGATTTTGATATTTTCGTAGCGAATGCCGCCATCAATGAAGGCGGGCCACTCGGTGAAGTGCCGATGTCGAATTTCCGTGAATTGTTCGAAGTGAATGTGTTCCAGACCCTCGAGACGGCACAAATTGCCGCCCGCAAATTCGTGGAGAAAGGGCAAGGCAAGATCATCTTCCTGTCTTCCATGGCCGGTATCATGTCGACGCCTTACGTCGGCCCATATACGGCGACAAAGCATGCGATAGAAGCGATCGCAAAAACGCTGCGCAAAGAAATGGCGGAATTCGGCGTACAAGTGGCGACCATCAATCCAGGAGCTTTCGACACGGGCTTCAATGACCGCAGTGCGGAAGCGAAATGGAGATGGTTCGATGAAAAAACCCATTTCACGCGCCCTGAAGACATGAAGGAAGCGGAGAAGGGATTGGAAGACCAATTCGATCCACAGGACATGATTGACAAGATGGTCGAAATCATCCCACAGGACTCGCATAAATTCCGCACGGCTTATCCGGAAGAAACTGAACGGCAGATGAAAGACGAAGAAGCCAAGCATTGGGAGCTTGAGATCTAA
- a CDS encoding DUF4334 domain-containing protein, with protein MKPERRLWEILEQGRAGVEEACSLFDALEPVEPQVMLGTWKGRELPTGHPLDGWLEKTGWYGKAFHNTEYVDPLLFRTPFGKPLALPPFPPGSVVNLLSGARGAARLRKMEWRGKTSAVMVYDHLPIHDHFRKVNDDVLLGMMDWKGMKRPYFFLLARVYT; from the coding sequence ATGAAACCCGAGCGCAGGTTGTGGGAAATATTGGAGCAAGGCAGGGCGGGCGTTGAAGAAGCTTGCAGCCTGTTCGATGCGCTGGAGCCAGTCGAGCCTCAAGTGATGCTCGGCACGTGGAAAGGACGCGAATTGCCTACAGGGCATCCATTGGACGGCTGGCTCGAAAAAACGGGCTGGTATGGGAAAGCCTTCCACAACACTGAGTATGTTGACCCTTTATTGTTCCGGACACCCTTTGGGAAACCATTGGCGCTGCCGCCGTTCCCGCCTGGTTCAGTCGTGAACCTGTTGAGCGGGGCGAGAGGTGCTGCGCGGCTCCGCAAAATGGAGTGGCGCGGAAAAACGAGTGCAGTGATGGTATACGACCATTTGCCGATCCATGACCATTTCCGGAAAGTGAACGATGACGTGCTGCTCGGAATGATGGACTGGAAAGGCATGAAACGGCCGTATTTCTTCCTGTTAGCGAGAGTATATACTTAA
- the recQ gene encoding DNA helicase RecQ: MLEQARKLLQSHFGYDSFRTGQEQAITQVFDGQNTICVMPTGGGKSMCYQIPALAMEGTTIVVSPLISLMKDQVDSLQAAGIPAASINSSLDFHEVREILHEVQMGIIKLLYIAPERLDSEMFLDGLQGVKVPLIAVDEAHCISQWGHDFRPSYRLISRMLEIFPDNPTVLALTATATPQVREDICRILDIEEQNTVITGFERANLSFSVIQGQDRERFIRDYVQKNDNEAGIIYAATRKTVDSVYESLIKRGVKAAKYHAGMPDDERRLGQERFLNDEVTVMVATNAFGMGIDKSNIRYVIHYQLPKNMESYYQEAGRAGRDGLPSECIVLYASQDVQTQRFLIDQAQDPSRIPGELKKLQGMVDYCHTENCLQQFIVHYFGDGNAAACGHCGNCIDEREGQDVTEDVQKVLSCVIRMGQKFGKTMTAQVLTGSRNKKVLDFRFDQLSTYGVLKHMNSKEVSNLIEFMISQELLAVEQGSFPTIFVPDGGRDVLLGKRRVMRKGAVVTKRIATNDPLFEELRTVRKKLADEAGVPPFVIFSDRSLQDMVARKPKDEEAFLEVNGVGTNKLEKYGTHFLEAIRGMRQ; the protein is encoded by the coding sequence GTGTTGGAACAAGCAAGAAAATTACTGCAGTCGCATTTCGGGTATGATAGTTTCCGGACCGGCCAGGAACAAGCCATCACACAAGTCTTCGATGGCCAAAATACGATTTGCGTCATGCCGACAGGCGGCGGGAAATCGATGTGTTACCAGATTCCTGCGCTTGCCATGGAAGGGACGACCATCGTCGTCTCCCCGCTGATCTCCCTCATGAAAGATCAAGTCGACTCATTGCAGGCAGCCGGGATCCCGGCTGCTTCCATCAATAGTTCGCTTGATTTCCATGAAGTCCGTGAAATCCTGCATGAAGTGCAGATGGGAATCATCAAATTATTGTATATTGCGCCTGAGCGCCTCGATTCGGAAATGTTTCTGGATGGCCTGCAAGGCGTCAAGGTTCCGCTCATCGCTGTCGATGAAGCGCATTGCATTTCGCAATGGGGCCATGATTTCCGGCCAAGTTACCGGCTGATCAGCCGCATGCTGGAGATTTTCCCGGACAATCCGACTGTGCTTGCATTGACGGCGACCGCGACGCCGCAAGTGCGGGAAGATATTTGCCGTATCCTGGATATCGAAGAACAAAATACCGTCATCACCGGTTTCGAACGGGCAAATTTAAGTTTCTCCGTCATCCAGGGCCAGGACCGCGAACGCTTTATCCGCGATTACGTCCAGAAAAACGACAACGAGGCAGGTATCATTTATGCAGCGACCCGCAAAACGGTGGACTCCGTCTATGAGTCACTCATCAAACGCGGCGTCAAGGCGGCGAAATACCATGCGGGCATGCCGGACGACGAACGGCGGCTCGGGCAGGAACGCTTCTTGAACGATGAAGTGACTGTCATGGTTGCGACCAATGCATTCGGGATGGGCATCGATAAATCGAATATCCGGTATGTCATCCATTACCAGTTGCCGAAAAACATGGAAAGCTATTACCAGGAAGCGGGACGTGCCGGGCGAGACGGCTTGCCGAGCGAATGCATCGTGCTATATGCATCGCAGGATGTCCAGACGCAGCGCTTTTTGATCGACCAGGCGCAGGACCCTTCGCGCATTCCAGGCGAGCTAAAAAAGCTGCAGGGCATGGTCGATTATTGCCATACGGAGAACTGCCTCCAGCAATTCATTGTCCATTATTTCGGCGACGGTAATGCTGCCGCATGCGGCCATTGCGGAAACTGCATTGACGAGCGGGAAGGCCAGGACGTCACGGAAGATGTACAGAAAGTATTGTCGTGTGTCATCCGCATGGGGCAGAAATTCGGCAAGACGATGACTGCCCAAGTATTGACCGGTTCGCGCAACAAGAAAGTGCTCGATTTCCGCTTTGATCAATTGTCGACTTATGGCGTATTGAAGCATATGAATTCAAAAGAAGTATCGAACCTCATCGAATTCATGATTTCGCAGGAATTGCTGGCAGTTGAACAAGGCAGTTTCCCGACGATCTTCGTTCCGGACGGCGGCCGCGATGTCCTGCTCGGGAAACGCCGCGTCATGAGAAAAGGCGCCGTCGTGACGAAGCGGATCGCTACCAATGATCCGCTGTTCGAGGAATTGCGGACCGTCCGCAAGAAGTTGGCGGATGAAGCAGGCGTGCCTCCGTTCGTCATTTTCTCGGATAGAAGTTTACAGGACATGGTCGCACGCAAGCCGAAAGACGAAGAAGCCTTTTTGGAAGTCAATGGCGTCGGCACGAATAAGCTGGAGAAGTACGGGACGCATTTTCTTGAAGCGATCCGGGGTATGAGGCAGTGA